One window of Prosthecodimorpha staleyi genomic DNA carries:
- the sucD gene encoding succinate--CoA ligase subunit alpha has translation MAILVDADTRVLCQGMTGWAGTHHTALMMDYGTRVVAGVTPGKGGRHHLNVPVFDRVAPAVAETGANASMIFVPPAQAAAAMIEAIEAGVGLVVAVTERVPVMDMVRVRAALKGSGTRLVGPNSQGILAPGLAKIGVMGTGSERPGSVGIVSRSASLTTEIVDQITRAGLGQSTTVGVGGDPIHGIGMAECLDLFFADPDTEAVVLIGELGGTEEQEAAEFLQSTGLKKPVIAYLAGRHAPPERRMGHAGTITLHGRGDVVAKTAALRAAGVTVVSGAHRVGETVRQVLGAAAR, from the coding sequence ATGGCGATACTGGTCGATGCCGACACCCGCGTCCTCTGTCAGGGCATGACCGGCTGGGCCGGCACGCACCACACGGCGTTGATGATGGACTACGGCACCCGCGTGGTCGCCGGCGTCACGCCCGGCAAGGGCGGTCGCCATCACCTGAACGTGCCCGTGTTCGACCGGGTCGCGCCGGCCGTCGCCGAAACCGGCGCCAATGCCAGCATGATCTTCGTGCCGCCCGCCCAGGCCGCCGCGGCCATGATCGAGGCGATCGAGGCCGGGGTCGGGCTGGTCGTGGCGGTCACCGAGCGCGTGCCGGTGATGGATATGGTGCGCGTTCGCGCGGCCCTGAAGGGCAGCGGCACGCGGCTGGTCGGGCCGAATTCGCAGGGCATCCTGGCGCCCGGCCTCGCCAAGATCGGCGTCATGGGCACCGGCTCTGAGCGTCCGGGTTCCGTCGGCATCGTGTCGCGTTCGGCCTCGCTGACGACCGAGATTGTCGACCAGATCACCCGCGCAGGGCTCGGCCAGTCGACCACGGTCGGTGTCGGCGGCGATCCGATCCACGGCATCGGCATGGCCGAGTGCCTGGACCTGTTCTTCGCCGATCCGGACACCGAGGCCGTCGTCCTGATCGGCGAACTCGGCGGCACGGAGGAGCAGGAGGCGGCCGAATTCCTGCAGTCGACCGGGCTGAAGAAGCCCGTCATCGCCTATCTGGCCGGCCGCCATGCCCCGCCGGAGCGGCGCATGGGCCATGCCGGCACGATCACGCTGCACGGCCGCGGCGACGTGGTCGCCAAGACGGCGGCGCTCAGGGCGGCCGGCGTCACCGTCGTCTCCGGTGCCCACCGGGTCGGCGAGACGGTGCGCCAGGTGCTCGGCGCCGCGGCGCGGTGA
- the sucC gene encoding ADP-forming succinate--CoA ligase subunit beta, with product MNLHEFQAKDILARYGLVSPGGAVAITPEEAEAVARRLGSPMIAVKAQVHAGGRGKAGGVRLVTSPHAAREAAAEMLGRKLVTAQTGPEGRIVRRVFVETGLASQRDLNLAVLVDRTLGELVVLGSPEGGEDLEERALKGELKLERLPLGTGATPRHDEALAFAARLGLTGDAAVALAGIVDGLRRAFVELDASLIEINPLALTEDGRLVAFDAKMVIDDNALFRQPELAALRDDEEADPIEVQAQHHQLNYVRLDGDIGLVVNGAGLGLATLDLLREAQGRPANFMDIRTTAKSQHIAYGFGLLFDNPAVKAILVNIHGGGMQPCDTVVEGLGMAARRSGRKIPIVARLAGNNADFARSRFVNFGLPIVECPDMWTAATRAVAIARHGR from the coding sequence ATGAATCTCCATGAATTCCAGGCGAAGGACATTCTCGCCCGCTACGGCCTGGTCTCGCCGGGCGGGGCGGTCGCGATCACGCCTGAAGAGGCCGAAGCTGTGGCTCGGCGCCTCGGTTCGCCGATGATCGCCGTCAAGGCCCAGGTCCATGCCGGCGGCCGCGGCAAGGCCGGCGGCGTCCGGCTGGTCACCTCGCCCCACGCCGCCCGCGAGGCCGCCGCCGAGATGCTCGGGCGCAAGCTGGTCACGGCACAGACCGGGCCGGAAGGCCGCATCGTCCGCCGCGTCTTCGTCGAGACCGGGCTTGCCTCGCAACGCGACCTGAATCTGGCCGTTCTGGTCGACCGTACCCTGGGCGAACTGGTCGTGCTCGGCAGCCCGGAGGGCGGCGAGGACCTGGAGGAGCGGGCGCTGAAGGGCGAATTGAAGCTCGAGCGGCTGCCGCTCGGCACCGGCGCGACGCCGCGCCACGACGAGGCACTTGCCTTCGCCGCGCGGCTCGGCCTGACCGGCGACGCGGCCGTGGCGCTCGCCGGCATCGTCGACGGCCTGCGCCGGGCCTTCGTCGAACTCGACGCCAGCCTGATCGAGATCAACCCCCTGGCGCTGACCGAGGACGGCCGGCTGGTCGCCTTCGACGCCAAGATGGTGATCGACGACAATGCCCTGTTCCGCCAGCCGGAACTCGCGGCCTTGCGCGACGACGAGGAGGCCGACCCGATCGAGGTCCAAGCCCAGCACCATCAGCTGAACTATGTCCGCCTCGACGGCGATATCGGCCTCGTCGTCAACGGCGCCGGCCTCGGCCTCGCCACGCTCGATCTCCTGCGCGAGGCGCAGGGACGGCCGGCCAATTTCATGGACATCCGGACGACGGCCAAGAGCCAGCACATCGCCTACGGCTTCGGGCTCCTGTTCGACAATCCGGCCGTCAAGGCGATCCTGGTCAACATCCATGGCGGCGGCATGCAGCCCTGCGACACGGTGGTGGAAGGGCTCGGCATGGCGGCGCGCCGCTCCGGCCGGAAAATCCCGATCGTCGCCCGGCTGGCCGGCAACAACGCCGATTTCGCCCGCTCGCGCTTCGTCAATTTCGGCCTGCCGATCGTGGAATGCCCCGACATGTGGACGGCCGCGACGCGCGCGGTCGCCATTGCCCGGCACGGGAGGTGA
- a CDS encoding LysE family translocator: MDPFSAVLAFSVAAALLTLTPGLDTALVLRTATVEGARPAMAAGIGISAGCLAWGLAAAVGLGAVLAVSEIAFRVLQMAGAAYLVWLGAGMLWAAIRPGDAAGRLAAPEGGAAGSGGWFARGLMTNLLNPKVGVFYVSFLPQFIPDGVPVVAFSVGLAAIHAAMGIAWFAALTAATRPIAALLRRPAVLRGIDGITGTVLIGFGLRLALDRRG; this comes from the coding sequence ATGGATCCCTTCTCCGCCGTCCTTGCCTTCTCGGTCGCCGCGGCGCTGCTCACCCTGACGCCCGGCCTCGACACCGCGTTGGTGCTACGCACGGCGACCGTCGAAGGCGCGCGTCCGGCCATGGCGGCCGGGATCGGGATCAGCGCCGGCTGCCTGGCCTGGGGGCTCGCCGCCGCGGTCGGGCTCGGGGCCGTGCTGGCCGTTTCGGAAATCGCCTTTCGGGTCCTGCAGATGGCGGGCGCGGCCTATCTGGTCTGGCTCGGCGCCGGCATGCTGTGGGCGGCGATCCGCCCGGGCGATGCGGCCGGCCGGCTGGCGGCGCCGGAAGGCGGGGCGGCCGGCAGCGGCGGCTGGTTCGCGCGCGGGCTGATGACCAACCTGCTCAACCCCAAGGTCGGCGTCTTCTATGTCAGCTTCCTGCCGCAGTTCATTCCCGACGGCGTGCCGGTCGTCGCCTTCAGCGTCGGGCTCGCCGCCATCCACGCCGCCATGGGCATCGCCTGGTTCGCGGCCCTGACCGCGGCGACCCGGCCGATTGCCGCGCTGCTGCGCCGGCCCGCCGTGCTGCGCGGTATCGACGGCATCACCGGCACAGTGCTGATCGGCTTCGGCCTCAGGCTCGCGCTCGACCGGCGGGGCTGA
- a CDS encoding SDR family oxidoreductase has translation MALELFDLKGKRALVTGSSQGIGLALAKGLAAAHAEVVLNGRDTAKLAVAADTIPGARILSFDATDHAAARAAVDRFEAETGPIDILVNNAGMQYRAPLEDFPEEAFQRLLQTNIASVFNVGQACARHMIARGAGKIINIASVQTALARPSIAPYTATKGAVGNLTKGMATDWARHGLQVNAIAPGYFDTPLNAALVADPAFSAWLEKRTPAGRWGKVEELVGACIFLASDASAFVNGHVLYVDGGITASL, from the coding sequence GTGGCATTGGAACTGTTCGATCTCAAGGGCAAGCGCGCGCTGGTCACCGGCTCGTCGCAGGGCATCGGCCTCGCGCTGGCCAAGGGCCTCGCCGCGGCCCATGCCGAGGTGGTGCTCAACGGCCGCGACACGGCCAAGCTGGCGGTGGCTGCCGACACCATCCCGGGCGCCCGCATCCTGTCCTTCGACGCGACCGACCATGCCGCGGCGCGCGCCGCCGTCGACCGCTTCGAGGCCGAGACCGGGCCGATCGATATCCTGGTCAACAATGCCGGCATGCAGTATCGCGCCCCGCTCGAGGATTTCCCCGAGGAGGCCTTCCAGCGCCTGCTGCAGACCAATATCGCGTCGGTGTTCAATGTCGGCCAGGCCTGCGCCCGGCATATGATCGCCCGCGGTGCCGGCAAGATCATCAACATCGCCTCGGTGCAGACCGCGCTCGCCCGGCCCTCGATCGCCCCCTATACGGCGACCAAGGGCGCGGTCGGCAACCTGACCAAGGGCATGGCGACCGACTGGGCGCGCCACGGGCTGCAGGTCAACGCCATCGCGCCGGGCTATTTCGACACCCCGCTCAATGCCGCCCTGGTCGCCGATCCGGCCTTCTCGGCCTGGCTCGAGAAGCGCACCCCGGCGGGACGTTGGGGCAAGGTCGAGGAACTGGTCGGCGCCTGCATCTTCCTGGCCTCCGACGCCTCGGCCTTCGTCAACGGCCATGTCCTCTATGTCGACGGCGGTATCACCGCGTCTCTCTGA
- a CDS encoding tripartite tricarboxylate transporter permease — MDALASLAHGFAVALEPTKLMFAAIGVLLGTAVGVLPGIGPALTVALLLPVTFKLDPTGSLIMFAGIYYGGMYGGSTTAILINAPGESASVATAIEGNKMAKAGRGGPALATAAIGSFVAGTIATAGLAFLAPWLVQIAVNFGPWDYFGLMVLAFVTVSATFGDSPLRGLTSLTMGLALGLIGIDKLTGQSRLTFGVPELLDGVEVTTLAVGLFAVGEALYVASRYKHDPEEVVPIRGSLWMTKEDWKRSWGPWLRGTFYGFPIGALPAGGAEIPTFLSYVTERKLSKHPEEFGQGAIEGVAGPEAANNASAAGTLVPLLTLGLPTSATAAIMLAGFQQYGLNPGPLLFAENPGLVWGLVASLFIANAMLLVLNLPLIGLWVRLLAIPQPWLYAGILVFAAMGTVAAKPSVVEIGMLFVFGFIGLLMRRWDYPIAPMVVGLILGPMAEAQLRRSLQLSLGDPMVFLENPGSATLLGIAALCLIAPFVMRNLNRFKASED; from the coding sequence ATGGACGCGCTCGCCTCTCTCGCCCACGGCTTCGCGGTCGCGCTGGAGCCGACCAAGCTGATGTTCGCCGCCATCGGCGTGCTGCTCGGCACCGCCGTCGGTGTGCTGCCCGGCATCGGCCCGGCACTGACCGTCGCGCTCTTGCTGCCGGTCACCTTCAAGCTCGATCCGACCGGGTCGCTGATCATGTTCGCCGGCATCTATTATGGCGGCATGTATGGCGGCTCGACGACCGCCATCCTGATCAACGCGCCGGGCGAAAGCGCCTCGGTGGCAACCGCCATCGAGGGCAACAAGATGGCCAAGGCCGGCCGCGGCGGCCCGGCGCTGGCGACCGCGGCGATCGGCTCCTTCGTGGCCGGCACGATCGCCACCGCCGGGCTCGCCTTCCTGGCGCCCTGGCTGGTGCAGATCGCCGTCAATTTCGGACCCTGGGACTATTTCGGGCTGATGGTGCTCGCCTTCGTCACAGTCTCGGCGACCTTCGGCGACAGCCCATTGCGCGGCCTGACCAGCCTGACCATGGGGCTGGCACTCGGCCTGATCGGCATCGACAAGCTGACCGGCCAGTCGCGCCTGACCTTCGGCGTGCCCGAATTGCTCGACGGCGTCGAGGTGACCACGCTCGCGGTCGGCCTGTTCGCGGTCGGCGAGGCGCTCTACGTCGCCTCCCGCTACAAGCACGACCCGGAAGAGGTCGTGCCGATCCGCGGCTCGCTCTGGATGACCAAGGAGGACTGGAAGCGGTCGTGGGGCCCCTGGCTGCGCGGCACATTCTACGGCTTTCCGATCGGCGCACTGCCGGCCGGCGGCGCCGAGATCCCGACCTTCCTGTCCTATGTCACCGAGCGCAAGCTCTCCAAGCACCCGGAAGAATTCGGCCAGGGCGCCATCGAGGGCGTTGCCGGGCCGGAAGCCGCCAACAACGCCTCGGCGGCGGGCACGCTGGTGCCGCTCCTGACCCTCGGCCTGCCGACCTCGGCGACCGCCGCCATCATGCTGGCCGGCTTCCAGCAATATGGCCTCAATCCGGGTCCGCTGCTGTTCGCCGAAAATCCGGGCCTGGTCTGGGGCCTGGTGGCCTCGCTGTTCATCGCCAATGCGATGCTCCTGGTGCTCAACCTGCCGCTGATCGGGCTCTGGGTCCGCCTGCTCGCCATCCCGCAGCCCTGGCTCTATGCCGGCATCCTGGTCTTCGCCGCCATGGGCACCGTCGCCGCCAAGCCGTCGGTGGTCGAGATCGGCATGCTGTTCGTGTTCGGCTTCATCGGTCTCCTGATGCGGCGTTGGGACTACCCGATCGCCCCGATGGTGGTCGGCCTGATCCTCGGGCCGATGGCGGAGGCCCAACTGCGGCGTTCGCTGCAGCTCTCGCTCGGCGACCCGATGGTGTTCCTGGAGAATCCGGGCTCCGCCACCCTGCTCGGCATCGCGGCCCTGTGCCTGATCGCACCTTTCGTGATGCGCAACCTGAACCGCTTCAAGGCGAGCGAGGACTGA
- a CDS encoding tripartite tricarboxylate transporter TctB family protein: MKPQALRGRPDWRALSVGIGLIAIAALIERDAGQQTITATYGMGPAAMPHVVSAMLAVLGVGHLVTAVLGGLPVPEEGDPIAVGWIALGLASLLGCIAFGGGFILATTLLFALTARAFGRRALIADLAIGLALGVAIHLLFAKILTLSLPAGPIERLF, translated from the coding sequence ATGAAACCGCAAGCCTTGCGCGGGCGCCCGGATTGGCGTGCGCTGAGTGTCGGAATCGGTCTGATCGCCATTGCCGCACTGATCGAGCGCGATGCCGGCCAGCAGACGATCACCGCCACCTACGGGATGGGCCCCGCCGCCATGCCGCACGTCGTTTCGGCCATGCTGGCCGTACTCGGCGTCGGTCATCTGGTCACGGCCGTTCTTGGGGGCCTGCCGGTGCCCGAAGAGGGCGATCCGATCGCGGTTGGCTGGATCGCCCTCGGGCTCGCCAGCCTGCTCGGCTGCATCGCCTTCGGCGGCGGCTTCATCCTGGCGACGACCCTGCTTTTCGCGCTGACGGCACGGGCCTTCGGGCGGCGCGCCTTGATCGCCGACCTGGCGATCGGCCTTGCCCTCGGTGTCGCCATCCATCTTCTGTTTGCGAAGATCCTCACCCTCTCCTTGCCGGCCGGGCCGATCGAGCGCCTGTTCTGA
- a CDS encoding Bug family tripartite tricarboxylate transporter substrate binding protein translates to MKLFGRVFAGLAFAGLALMAGPALAQQDIKIMAPAAPGGGWDSTARSIQQTLMQTGLAKSVQVTNVTGAGGTVGLAQFITGAKGDPNQLIVNGFVMVGAILTNKSPVTLDQVTPIARLTGEALVIVVPASSPHKTIQDLSAAVKADVAKAVWAGGSAGGTDHILAALFTKAAGAEAAKVNYVAFSGGGEALAAMLGGRVTAGISGYGEFESQIKTGKLRALAVSSPKRIEGVDVPTLKESGIDVEMVNWRAVMAPPGLTAEQRKSVTDMIEKMTKSKEWAEVLKARGWDDYFMAGDTFDAYLKSEQSRVGDILRSVGLVKS, encoded by the coding sequence ATGAAGCTATTCGGACGTGTATTTGCAGGTCTTGCCTTTGCGGGGCTCGCGCTGATGGCCGGCCCGGCACTGGCCCAGCAGGACATCAAGATCATGGCGCCGGCGGCGCCCGGCGGCGGCTGGGACTCGACCGCCCGGTCGATCCAGCAGACTCTGATGCAAACCGGACTTGCCAAGAGCGTCCAGGTGACCAACGTCACCGGCGCCGGCGGTACGGTCGGCCTCGCACAGTTCATCACCGGCGCCAAGGGCGATCCCAATCAGCTGATCGTCAACGGCTTCGTCATGGTCGGCGCGATCCTGACCAACAAGTCGCCGGTCACGCTCGATCAGGTCACCCCGATCGCGCGGCTGACCGGTGAGGCCCTGGTCATCGTCGTGCCGGCCTCCTCGCCGCACAAGACCATCCAGGATCTGTCCGCGGCCGTGAAGGCGGATGTCGCCAAAGCCGTCTGGGCCGGCGGTTCGGCCGGCGGTACCGACCATATCCTGGCGGCCCTGTTCACGAAGGCTGCGGGCGCCGAGGCCGCCAAGGTCAACTATGTCGCCTTCTCGGGCGGCGGCGAGGCGCTGGCCGCGATGCTCGGCGGACGCGTGACGGCCGGCATCTCCGGCTATGGCGAGTTCGAGAGCCAGATCAAGACCGGCAAGCTGCGCGCCCTGGCGGTGTCCTCGCCCAAGCGCATCGAGGGCGTCGACGTGCCGACCCTGAAGGAGTCCGGCATCGACGTCGAAATGGTCAACTGGCGTGCCGTCATGGCGCCTCCCGGCCTCACGGCCGAGCAGCGCAAGTCGGTCACCGACATGATCGAGAAGATGACCAAGTCCAAGGAATGGGCCGAGGTGCTGAAGGCGCGCGGCTGGGACGACTACTTCATGGCCGGAGACACCTTCGACGCCTACCTGAAGAGCGAGCAGTCGCGGGTTGGCGACATCCTGCGCTCGGTCGGTCTGGTCAAGTCCTGA
- a CDS encoding benzoate-CoA ligase family protein produces MAVQGAALKPSAHTDTFARDNLPDPALWPRLLFDLPELAYPDRLNAAVEFVDRHVAEGRGERPAIHHAGGVWSFAELARRIDRIAHVLVDEMGLVPGNRVLLRAANTPMMVAVYLAVIKAGGIVVATMPLLRAKELAIIVDKARIGLALVDARLADDILKVRDGSDCLRAVLKFGTDAPDGLEALMAGKPDRFEPVDTAVDDVCLIAFTSGTTGVPKGTMHFHRDLLAICDTYARHLLRATPDDRFVGSPPLAFTFGLGGLVLFPFRIGASTCLPDKTAPLDLLDAIERYRPTVIFTAPTAYRAMLNALPGRDIGSLRLCVSAGEALPKATFEAWKTATGIVLTEGIGATEMLHIFIGSTPEDVTPGATGRPVPGYRAKVIGPDGAEVPDGVPGRLAVIGPTGCRYLADERQTVYVQDGWNVTGDTYIRDAEGRFWYQARSDDMIVSAGYNIAGPEVEGVLLTHPAVAECGVVGAPDDERGMIVKAYIVPKPGFAPSPALVSELQAFVKAEISPYKYPRAIEFVERLPRTETGKLQRFALREIASGATADGASAAA; encoded by the coding sequence ATGGCGGTTCAGGGTGCTGCACTCAAGCCTTCGGCTCACACCGACACCTTCGCGCGGGACAATCTTCCCGACCCGGCCCTGTGGCCCCGGCTTCTGTTCGACCTGCCCGAACTGGCCTATCCGGACCGCCTCAATGCCGCCGTCGAGTTCGTCGACCGGCATGTCGCGGAAGGCCGCGGCGAGCGTCCGGCCATCCACCATGCGGGCGGCGTCTGGAGCTTCGCCGAACTCGCGCGCCGGATCGACCGGATCGCCCATGTGCTGGTCGACGAGATGGGCCTCGTCCCCGGCAACCGCGTTCTGCTGCGCGCCGCCAACACGCCCATGATGGTCGCCGTCTATCTGGCGGTGATCAAGGCGGGCGGCATCGTCGTCGCCACCATGCCGCTGCTGCGCGCCAAGGAACTCGCCATCATCGTCGACAAGGCGCGGATCGGCCTGGCCCTGGTCGACGCCCGGCTGGCCGACGACATCCTCAAGGTCCGCGACGGCTCCGACTGCCTCCGCGCCGTCCTGAAATTCGGCACCGACGCGCCGGACGGCCTCGAAGCCCTGATGGCCGGCAAGCCCGACCGCTTCGAGCCGGTCGACACCGCCGTCGACGATGTCTGCCTGATCGCCTTCACGTCCGGCACGACCGGCGTGCCCAAGGGCACGATGCATTTCCATCGCGACCTGCTGGCGATCTGCGACACCTACGCCAGGCATCTGCTGCGCGCCACACCCGACGACCGCTTCGTCGGTTCGCCGCCGCTCGCCTTCACCTTCGGGCTCGGCGGGCTGGTACTGTTCCCGTTCCGCATCGGTGCCTCGACCTGCCTGCCCGACAAGACGGCGCCGCTCGACCTGCTCGATGCCATCGAGCGCTATCGGCCGACCGTGATCTTCACCGCGCCGACCGCCTACCGGGCGATGCTGAATGCCCTGCCGGGCCGCGATATCGGCTCGCTGCGCCTGTGCGTCTCGGCCGGCGAGGCCCTGCCCAAGGCGACCTTCGAGGCCTGGAAGACCGCGACCGGGATCGTCCTGACCGAGGGCATCGGTGCCACCGAAATGCTGCACATCTTCATCGGCTCGACACCCGAGGACGTGACGCCCGGCGCGACCGGCCGGCCCGTGCCCGGTTACCGCGCCAAGGTGATCGGTCCCGACGGCGCCGAGGTGCCGGACGGCGTGCCCGGCCGGCTGGCGGTGATCGGCCCGACCGGCTGCCGCTATCTCGCCGACGAACGGCAGACGGTCTATGTCCAGGACGGATGGAACGTCACCGGCGATACCTATATCCGCGACGCCGAGGGCCGGTTCTGGTACCAGGCGCGCTCAGACGACATGATCGTCTCGGCCGGCTACAACATCGCCGGGCCGGAGGTGGAAGGCGTGCTGCTGACCCATCCGGCGGTCGCCGAATGCGGCGTGGTCGGCGCCCCGGACGACGAGCGCGGCATGATCGTCAAGGCCTATATCGTGCCGAAGCCGGGCTTCGCGCCGTCCCCGGCGCTGGTCTCCGAGCTGCAGGCCTTCGTCAAGGCCGAGATCTCGCCCTACAAGTATCCGCGGGCGATCGAGTTCGTCGAGCGCCTGCCGCGCACCGAGACCGGCAAGCTGCAGCGCTTTGCGCTGCGCGAAATCGCCTCCGGCGCGACGGCCGACGGCGCCTCGGCGGCGGCCTGA
- the gyrB gene encoding DNA topoisomerase (ATP-hydrolyzing) subunit B: MSEDIPNGTTSNGSAEYGADSIKVLKGLDAVRKRPGMYIGDTDDGSGLHHMVYEVVDNAIDEALAGWATEVLVRLNADGSVTVRDDGRGIPTDIHAGEGVSAAEVIMTQLHAGGKFDQNSYKVSGGLHGVGVSVVNALSTTLDLRVWRNGREHYMRFRHGDPEAPLAVVGDAGGRRGTEVTFVPSPETFTRIEFDYATLEHRLRELAFLNSGVNITLEDRRGVEVRAETMCYEGGLEAFVRYLDRAKHPLLPRPVTMKAEKDGITVECALWWNDSYHEQTLCFTNNIPQRDGGTHLAGFRGALTRQVVGYGDSSGLTKKEKVALSGEDCREGLTCVLSVKVPDPKFSSQTKDKLVSSEVRPVVENLVGEALGTWFEEHPAEAKTIVGKVVEAAAAREAARKARELTRRKGVLDVASLPGKLADCQEKDPAKSELFIVEGDSAGGSAKQGRNRENQAVLPLRGKILNVERARFDKMLSSEQIGTLITALGTSIGTDEFNLDKLRYHKIIIMTDADVDGAHIRTLLLTFFFRQMKDLIRRGHLYIAQPPLYKVARGKSEQYLKDQKAFEDYLINMGLEESALRLASGEERAGLDLRAVVDEARAVAAILDGLHHRYDRDVVEQAAIAGALTPSVLNDVEKGREAAAYVARRLDIQADEFSKGWVGDAKPDGSLLFTRTLRGVTEERWVDAALLASADARKLDAHAAHLQEIYEKAAELKRKDVVTQIRGPRGLLEAVFAQGRKGISMQRYKGLGEMNPGQLWETTLDPNARTLLQVSLREAEDNDEIFTRLMGDEVEPRREFIQENALSANLDA; the protein is encoded by the coding sequence ATGAGCGAAGACATCCCGAACGGCACGACGAGCAACGGATCGGCCGAGTACGGCGCCGATTCCATCAAGGTGCTGAAGGGCCTCGATGCCGTCCGCAAGCGGCCCGGCATGTATATCGGCGACACCGATGACGGCTCCGGCCTGCACCACATGGTCTACGAGGTGGTCGACAACGCCATCGACGAGGCGCTGGCCGGCTGGGCGACCGAGGTGCTGGTGCGGCTCAACGCCGACGGCTCGGTGACGGTGCGCGACGACGGTCGCGGCATCCCGACCGACATCCACGCCGGCGAGGGCGTCTCCGCCGCCGAAGTGATCATGACCCAGCTGCATGCGGGCGGTAAGTTCGACCAGAATTCCTACAAGGTCTCGGGCGGCCTGCACGGCGTCGGCGTCTCGGTCGTCAACGCGCTGTCGACCACGCTCGACCTGCGCGTCTGGCGGAACGGCCGGGAACACTACATGCGCTTCCGGCACGGCGATCCGGAGGCCCCGCTGGCGGTGGTCGGCGATGCCGGCGGCCGGCGCGGCACCGAGGTCACCTTCGTGCCGAGCCCGGAGACCTTCACCCGGATCGAGTTCGACTACGCCACCCTCGAGCACCGCCTGCGCGAACTCGCCTTCCTGAATTCCGGCGTCAACATCACGCTGGAGGACCGGCGCGGCGTCGAAGTTCGCGCCGAGACCATGTGCTACGAGGGCGGCCTGGAAGCCTTCGTGCGCTATCTCGATCGCGCCAAGCACCCGCTGCTGCCGCGGCCGGTGACCATGAAGGCGGAGAAGGACGGGATCACCGTCGAATGCGCGCTGTGGTGGAACGACAGCTACCATGAGCAGACGCTCTGCTTCACCAACAACATCCCGCAGCGCGACGGCGGCACCCATCTGGCCGGGTTCCGCGGCGCGCTGACCCGGCAGGTGGTCGGCTACGGCGATTCCTCCGGGCTGACCAAGAAGGAAAAGGTCGCCCTGTCCGGCGAGGATTGCCGCGAGGGCCTGACCTGCGTCCTCTCGGTCAAGGTGCCGGATCCGAAATTCTCCTCCCAGACCAAGGACAAGCTGGTCTCCTCCGAGGTCCGGCCGGTGGTCGAGAACCTAGTCGGCGAGGCGCTCGGCACCTGGTTCGAGGAACATCCCGCCGAGGCGAAGACGATCGTCGGCAAGGTGGTCGAGGCCGCGGCCGCCCGCGAGGCGGCCCGCAAGGCGCGCGAACTGACCCGCCGCAAGGGCGTGCTCGACGTGGCCTCGCTGCCCGGCAAGCTCGCCGACTGCCAGGAGAAGGATCCAGCCAAGTCGGAACTGTTCATCGTCGAGGGCGATTCCGCAGGCGGCTCGGCCAAGCAGGGCCGCAACCGCGAGAACCAGGCCGTGCTGCCGCTGCGCGGCAAGATCCTCAATGTCGAGCGCGCGCGCTTCGACAAGATGCTGTCGAGCGAGCAGATCGGCACGCTGATCACCGCGCTCGGCACCTCGATCGGCACCGACGAGTTCAATCTCGACAAGCTGCGCTACCACAAGATCATCATCATGACGGACGCCGACGTCGACGGCGCCCATATCCGCACGCTGCTTCTGACCTTCTTCTTCCGGCAGATGAAGGACCTGATCCGGCGCGGGCATCTCTACATCGCCCAGCCGCCGCTCTATAAAGTCGCGCGCGGCAAGTCCGAGCAGTATCTGAAGGACCAGAAGGCCTTCGAGGACTATCTGATCAACATGGGTCTGGAGGAGAGCGCGCTCCGGCTCGCCTCGGGCGAGGAGCGGGCCGGGCTCGATCTGCGCGCCGTGGTCGACGAGGCGCGTGCGGTCGCGGCGATCCTGGATGGGCTGCACCATCGCTACGACCGTGACGTGGTCGAGCAGGCGGCGATCGCCGGCGCGCTGACGCCCAGCGTCCTGAACGACGTCGAGAAGGGGCGCGAGGCGGCCGCCTATGTGGCCCGGCGGCTGGACATCCAGGCCGACGAATTCTCCAAGGGCTGGGTCGGCGATGCCAAGCCGGACGGCAGCCTGCTGTTCACCCGCACCCTGCGCGGCGTCACCGAGGAGCGCTGGGTCGACGCCGCCCTGCTCGCCTCCGCCGATGCGCGCAAGCTCGATGCCCATGCGGCTCATTTGCAGGAAATCTACGAGAAGGCGGCCGAGCTCAAGCGCAAGGATGTCGTGACCCAGATCCGCGGCCCGCGCGGCCTGCTCGAAGCCGTCTTCGCGCAGGGCCGCAAGGGCATCTCGATGCAGCGCTACAAAGGCCTCGGCGAGATGAATCCGGGCCAGCTGTGGGAGACCACGCTCGATCCGAACGCCCGTACGCTGCTGCAGGTCAGCCTGCGCGAGGCCGAGGACAACGATGAGATCTTCACCCGCCTGATGGGCGACGAGGTCGAGCCGCGCCGCGAGTTCATCCAGGAAAACGCGCTCTCGGCCAATCTCGACGCCTAG